A window of Tautonia plasticadhaerens contains these coding sequences:
- the purB gene encoding adenylosuccinate lyase: protein MDPHQTYENPLITRYASAEMAGLWSSQRKFSTWRRLWVALARAERELGLDISEGQIEAMEARVEDIDFEAARRYEKKLRHDVMAHVHAFGDAAPEAKGIIHLGATSCYVTDNTDLILLRDALGKVRDLLVGSIDALAVFAERWKKEPCLGYTHFQPAQLVTIGKRATLWCQDLILDLTEVERRVADLRFLGVKGTTGTQASFLDLFDGDHARVEELDRRVAAEFAFDRVFPVTGQTYPRKLDSLVLSALTALGESAHRFGSDLRLLAHERELEEPFEADQVGSSAMAYKRNPMRAERMCSIARFLMAQQAAAGQTAATQWLERTLDDSAVRRMVLPQSFLAADALLTLYLNVVPGLVVRPSVVARHVARELPFMATEAILMAGVRAGGDRQDLHERIRIHSIAAADALKQGADQNDLLSRLQGDPAFSAVDLHATLAPRRFIGRCPKQVDAFLADEVEPIRRRYPGLMGQHQEVHV from the coding sequence ATGGATCCGCACCAGACCTACGAGAACCCGCTGATCACCCGCTATGCCTCCGCCGAGATGGCCGGGCTGTGGTCCTCGCAGCGGAAGTTCTCCACCTGGCGGCGGCTCTGGGTCGCCCTGGCGAGGGCCGAGCGGGAGCTGGGGCTGGACATCTCCGAGGGGCAGATCGAGGCGATGGAAGCCCGGGTCGAGGACATCGACTTCGAGGCCGCCCGGCGCTACGAGAAGAAGCTCCGGCACGACGTGATGGCCCACGTCCACGCCTTCGGCGACGCCGCCCCGGAGGCGAAGGGCATCATCCACCTGGGGGCCACGAGCTGCTACGTCACGGACAACACCGACCTCATCCTCCTGCGGGACGCCCTGGGGAAGGTCCGCGACCTGCTCGTCGGGTCGATCGACGCCCTGGCCGTCTTCGCCGAGCGGTGGAAGAAGGAGCCCTGCCTGGGGTACACCCACTTCCAGCCGGCCCAGCTCGTCACCATCGGCAAGCGGGCGACCCTCTGGTGCCAGGACCTGATCCTCGACCTGACCGAGGTCGAGCGGCGGGTCGCCGACCTCCGGTTCCTGGGGGTGAAGGGGACCACCGGCACGCAGGCGAGCTTCCTCGACCTGTTCGACGGCGACCACGCCAGGGTGGAGGAGCTCGACCGCCGGGTGGCCGCCGAGTTCGCCTTCGACCGGGTCTTCCCCGTCACCGGGCAGACCTACCCGAGGAAGCTCGACTCCCTCGTCCTCTCCGCGCTGACCGCCCTGGGCGAGAGCGCCCACCGCTTCGGCAGCGACCTGCGACTGCTCGCCCACGAGCGGGAGCTGGAGGAGCCGTTCGAGGCCGACCAGGTCGGCTCCTCCGCGATGGCCTACAAGCGGAACCCGATGCGAGCGGAGCGGATGTGCTCCATCGCCCGGTTCCTGATGGCCCAGCAGGCCGCCGCCGGCCAGACCGCCGCGACCCAGTGGCTCGAACGGACGCTGGACGACAGCGCCGTCCGCCGGATGGTCCTGCCGCAGTCGTTCCTGGCGGCCGACGCCTTGCTGACCTTGTACCTGAACGTCGTGCCGGGGCTGGTGGTCCGGCCGTCGGTGGTGGCCCGGCACGTCGCCCGGGAGCTGCCCTTCATGGCCACCGAGGCGATCCTCATGGCCGGGGTCCGGGCCGGGGGGGACCGGCAGGACCTCCACGAGCGGATCCGGATCCACTCCATCGCCGCCGCCGACGCCCTCAAGCAGGGGGCCGATCAGAACGACCTGCTCTCCCGGCTCCAGGGCGATCCCGCCTTCTCCGCCGTCGACCTCCACGCCACGCTCGCCCCCCGTCGCTTCATCGGCCGCTGCCCGAAGCAGGTCGACGCCTTCCTCGCCGATGAGGTCGAGCCGATCCGCCGGCGGTATCCGGGCCTGATGGGGCAGCACCAGGAGGTCCACGTCTGA
- a CDS encoding DUF29 domain-containing protein, with the protein MAPGDAPIDWHDLAASSHYRTAVAVHEAMRHGDLAMADAGIQELIDALSRSEKRALRSHLIRLMSHVIKWQTQPDRRSRSWVATIANARAEIAEIRDETPSLDRDVLESIWEGCFRLARNEAEAEMDRDAEVSALSWEDVFEQDYLLG; encoded by the coding sequence ATGGCCCCGGGAGACGCCCCGATCGACTGGCACGACCTCGCGGCGTCCTCCCACTACCGGACCGCCGTCGCCGTCCACGAGGCGATGCGGCATGGGGACCTGGCCATGGCCGACGCCGGCATCCAGGAGCTGATCGACGCCTTGTCCCGATCCGAGAAGCGGGCGCTCCGCAGTCACCTGATCCGCCTGATGTCCCACGTCATCAAATGGCAGACGCAGCCCGACCGCCGCTCCCGAAGCTGGGTCGCGACGATCGCCAACGCCCGAGCCGAGATCGCCGAGATCCGGGACGAGACGCCGAGCCTCGACCGGGACGTGCTCGAATCGATTTGGGAGGGTTGCTTCCGCCTCGCCCGGAACGAGGCCGAGGCCGAGATGGACCGCGACGCCGAGGTCTCGGCCCTCTCCTGGGAAGACGTCTTCGAGCAGGATTACTTGCTCGGTTGA
- the rpsU gene encoding 30S ribosomal protein S21, which produces MVKLRVRAGESIQDAVRRFRKLCERSGLRKEMRRKAYYEKPSERRRREQLKRLRKARQASRV; this is translated from the coding sequence GTGGTGAAGTTACGGGTCCGTGCCGGCGAATCGATCCAGGATGCGGTCCGCCGCTTCCGGAAGCTCTGCGAGCGGAGTGGGTTGCGTAAGGAGATGCGCCGCAAGGCCTACTACGAGAAGCCCTCCGAGCGCCGCCGCCGAGAGCAGCTCAAGCGCCTGCGCAAGGCCCGTCAGGCCTCCCGCGTCTGA
- a CDS encoding aldo/keto reductase yields MSADQTPRNDRIGIDRRTFLQAGAAAIAASGAGSAVASPMPAPRAAEPLPTRTLGKTGVELTMLDAGTWRAPGLDRLLRVLYSQGVRVIDTAKSYGSEPAIGRWLQQMPEVRKEIFLVTKDHPREPKDLLRSVDERLADLKTDYLDLYFVHGLGGTEVDWPKSKEFKEAAEALKKSGKVKFVGFSTHDATRAQQIMNAAEGGFVDAIMLQFTPWLERDDPLNRALDACFEKGIGLISMKQVAGTFSGWDQPGIDPLGEARDRVGVLAEKGFTPYQGLLQAIWSDERITTTCVSMRNTDQIRENVAAVLDYGASGPLTLSQIHQLRDACRSHGMTLCADCDGRCSRAAGTAAPLGDLTRYLTYHEHHGYKSEARRLYAELSDAQRDWRGADLLAARHACPNGLDFTKLLPKVDDLLA; encoded by the coding sequence ATGTCGGCAGACCAGACCCCCCGGAACGACCGCATCGGGATCGATCGTCGCACCTTCCTCCAGGCCGGCGCCGCCGCGATCGCCGCATCCGGCGCCGGATCGGCCGTCGCCTCGCCGATGCCCGCGCCCCGGGCCGCCGAGCCCCTCCCCACCCGGACGCTGGGCAAGACCGGCGTCGAGCTGACCATGCTCGACGCGGGGACCTGGCGCGCCCCCGGCCTCGACCGCCTGCTCCGCGTGCTCTACTCCCAGGGCGTCCGCGTCATCGACACGGCCAAGTCCTACGGATCCGAGCCCGCCATCGGCCGATGGCTCCAGCAGATGCCCGAGGTCCGCAAGGAGATCTTCCTCGTCACCAAGGACCACCCCCGGGAGCCGAAGGACCTCCTCCGCTCCGTCGACGAGCGGCTCGCCGACCTCAAGACCGACTACCTCGACCTCTACTTCGTCCACGGCCTGGGCGGCACCGAGGTCGACTGGCCCAAGTCGAAGGAATTCAAGGAGGCCGCCGAGGCCCTGAAGAAGTCCGGCAAGGTCAAGTTCGTCGGCTTCTCCACCCACGACGCCACCCGGGCCCAGCAGATCATGAACGCCGCCGAGGGCGGCTTCGTCGACGCCATCATGCTCCAGTTCACCCCCTGGCTGGAGCGGGACGACCCCCTCAACCGGGCCCTCGACGCCTGCTTCGAGAAGGGCATCGGCCTGATCTCCATGAAGCAGGTCGCCGGCACCTTCAGCGGCTGGGACCAGCCCGGCATCGACCCCCTGGGCGAGGCCCGGGATCGCGTCGGCGTGCTCGCCGAGAAGGGCTTCACCCCCTATCAGGGCCTGCTCCAGGCCATCTGGTCCGATGAGCGCATCACCACCACCTGCGTCTCGATGCGCAACACCGACCAGATCCGCGAGAACGTCGCCGCCGTGCTCGACTACGGCGCGTCCGGCCCGTTGACGCTCTCCCAGATCCACCAGCTCCGGGACGCCTGCCGGTCCCACGGCATGACCCTCTGCGCCGACTGCGACGGCCGATGCTCCCGGGCCGCCGGCACCGCCGCCCCCCTCGGCGACCTCACCCGATACCTCACCTACCACGAGCACCACGGCTACAAGTCCGAGGCCCGTCGCCTCTACGCCGAACTCTCCGACGCCCAGCGCGACTGGCGGGGCGCCGACCTCCTCGCCGCCCGCCACGCCTGCCCCAACGGCCTCGACTTCACCAAACTGCTCCCCAAGGTCGACGACCTGCTTGCCTGA
- the csrA gene encoding carbon storage regulator CsrA: MLVLSRKLNEKIVIDGGIVVTVVKIDRNQVRLGIEAPGDVSVYREELLGAHRQYREIDVPIGAGAATDA; the protein is encoded by the coding sequence ATGCTGGTCCTGAGCCGCAAGCTGAACGAGAAGATCGTCATCGACGGCGGGATCGTGGTCACCGTGGTCAAGATCGACCGCAACCAGGTCCGCCTCGGCATCGAGGCCCCCGGCGACGTCTCGGTCTACCGCGAGGAGCTGCTCGGCGCCCATCGGCAGTACCGCGAGATCGACGTCCCCATCGGCGCCGGCGCCGCCACCGACGCCTGA
- a CDS encoding lysylphosphatidylglycerol synthase domain-containing protein produces MAKRGTRWKGPAIRGAKLVLGALIVWMVARALVGAWDDLRAYGETIRPSGAWLAASAMLYLLGLSSFGVFFARIMGRSRTPIGLGVAQRAYLIGHLGKYVPGKAMVVVLRVGLVVPYGARAATAAFATLYETLVMMASGGVIAGLVFLLWPGPPIEIPMGGGRSVAAPLAILSLGIGLPLLVLATPRIFPRLALAVSVPFPGVGREALPGFSAGLLLEGLAWSLLGWVLLGLSLVATVQAIDPGSLPASGWPPAVAAVALATVAGFLVAIFPGGLVIREAVLTAALGPTLGAEPAIVAALVLRLVWVVAELGCSGVLAALRPSRPVEADAESLAPVPASASGPSPSSSPSGPTEP; encoded by the coding sequence GTGGCGAAGCGTGGGACGCGATGGAAGGGGCCGGCGATCCGGGGGGCGAAGCTCGTCCTCGGCGCGCTGATCGTCTGGATGGTGGCGAGGGCGCTGGTCGGGGCCTGGGACGACCTGCGTGCCTACGGCGAGACGATCCGGCCGAGCGGGGCGTGGCTGGCGGCCTCGGCGATGCTTTACCTGCTGGGCCTGTCGAGCTTCGGGGTCTTCTTCGCCCGGATCATGGGCCGGAGCCGGACGCCGATCGGCCTGGGGGTGGCGCAGCGGGCGTACCTGATCGGGCACCTGGGGAAGTACGTGCCGGGCAAGGCGATGGTGGTGGTGCTCCGGGTCGGCCTGGTGGTGCCCTACGGGGCGAGGGCGGCGACGGCGGCGTTCGCCACCTTGTATGAGACGCTGGTGATGATGGCCTCCGGGGGCGTGATCGCGGGGCTGGTCTTCCTGCTCTGGCCGGGTCCGCCGATCGAGATCCCGATGGGAGGGGGGAGGTCGGTGGCGGCTCCCCTGGCGATCCTCTCGCTGGGGATCGGCCTGCCCCTGCTGGTGCTGGCGACCCCCCGGATCTTCCCGAGGCTGGCCCTGGCCGTGAGCGTGCCGTTCCCGGGGGTGGGTCGGGAGGCCCTGCCGGGGTTCTCGGCGGGCCTGCTGCTGGAAGGGCTGGCGTGGTCGCTGCTGGGCTGGGTGCTCCTGGGGCTGAGCCTGGTGGCGACGGTGCAGGCGATCGACCCGGGCAGCCTGCCGGCCTCGGGCTGGCCGCCGGCGGTCGCGGCGGTGGCCCTGGCGACGGTGGCCGGGTTCCTCGTGGCGATCTTCCCGGGGGGGCTGGTGATCCGGGAGGCGGTGCTCACCGCCGCACTCGGGCCGACGCTGGGGGCGGAGCCGGCGATCGTGGCCGCCCTGGTGCTGAGGCTGGTCTGGGTGGTGGCCGAGCTGGGCTGCTCGGGGGTGCTGGCGGCGCTGAGGCCGTCGAGGCCGGTCGAGGCCGATGCGGAGTCCCTCGCCCCGGTGCCGGCCTCGGCGTCGGGCCCGTCCCCTTCCTCGTCCCCGTCCGGTCCCACCGAGCCATGA
- a CDS encoding glycosyltransferase family 2 protein, whose translation MISFVIPVFNERESLSTLLDELSRAVESNGLGEAEFIFVDDGSRDGSWSVLKGLSARDARVKAIRFRRNFGKAAALTAGFGEAAGDVVFTLDADLQDDPAEIPNFLARLGEGDGLDVVSGWKRTRHDPWHKVLPSRVFNRMVSGMTGAHLHDHNCGFKCYRSEVLREVFIYGELHRFVPVLAHARGFRVGEVEVKHRARRFGRSKYGFSRFAKGFLDLMTVRFLTRYGQRPQHLLGVAGLVLFSIGAAVMGYLAVAWVVDHWIRGEDHPIGTRPLLIYSTALLGVGTQLICLGVLAELITSYNLRAEDTYSVAERVGQDPGAGAGDGVAGRSGRDPASRPR comes from the coding sequence ATGATCAGCTTCGTCATCCCGGTTTTCAACGAGCGAGAGAGCCTGTCGACCCTGCTCGACGAGCTGTCGAGGGCGGTCGAGTCCAACGGCCTGGGGGAGGCGGAGTTCATCTTCGTCGACGACGGCAGCCGGGACGGCTCGTGGTCGGTGTTGAAGGGGCTGTCGGCCCGGGACGCCCGGGTGAAGGCGATCCGCTTCCGCCGCAACTTCGGCAAGGCCGCCGCGCTGACCGCCGGATTCGGCGAGGCCGCGGGGGACGTCGTCTTCACCCTCGACGCCGACCTGCAGGACGACCCGGCCGAGATCCCCAACTTCCTGGCCAGGCTGGGCGAGGGGGACGGGCTGGACGTGGTCAGCGGCTGGAAGCGGACGAGGCACGACCCCTGGCACAAGGTGCTGCCGAGCCGGGTGTTCAACCGGATGGTCAGCGGCATGACCGGCGCCCACCTGCATGATCACAACTGCGGCTTCAAGTGCTACCGGTCCGAGGTCCTCCGGGAGGTGTTCATCTACGGGGAGCTGCATCGGTTCGTCCCCGTGCTGGCGCACGCCCGGGGGTTCCGGGTCGGCGAGGTGGAGGTGAAGCACCGGGCCCGGCGGTTCGGCCGGTCGAAGTACGGCTTCTCCCGGTTCGCCAAGGGGTTCCTGGACCTGATGACCGTCCGCTTCCTGACCCGATACGGCCAGCGTCCCCAGCACCTGCTCGGGGTGGCGGGGCTGGTGCTGTTCTCAATCGGGGCGGCGGTGATGGGCTACCTGGCCGTCGCCTGGGTGGTCGACCACTGGATCCGGGGGGAGGACCACCCGATCGGCACGAGGCCGCTGCTCATCTACTCGACGGCGCTGCTGGGGGTGGGGACGCAGCTGATCTGCCTCGGCGTGCTGGCCGAGCTGATCACCTCGTACAACCTGCGGGCGGAGGACACGTACAGCGTGGCCGAGCGGGTCGGCCAGGACCCCGGCGCCGGCGCCGGGGACGGCGTCGCCGGGCGGTCGGGCCGGGACCCGGCCTCGCGGCCGAGGTGA